Within the Fundulus heteroclitus isolate FHET01 unplaced genomic scaffold, MU-UCD_Fhet_4.1 scaffold_82, whole genome shotgun sequence genome, the region GGGGGGACGAGGGCATGGCCCGGTTTCACAATCTCAAAGCCCAGGAAACTGAAGGTACGCACTAGTTTAGCTGCAAAGAACAAGACAAGAGAAGGGTACGGTCAGGTTTAGAGGCAGGGACACGTCGGGGGAAAACAGAAGGTGAGCGGATCGACGGGCGCATACCACGATCGTCTCTGTTCTTGTAGAAGCAGAAAAACACACTAACTACTTTCAGATGTTCTTCAGCATACTCCAAGAGGGCCGCAAAACTGGAGAGAGACAAGAATAAAATGGCACTTTGTGATCGGTGAACTGATGTTAAAGTATAATATAAATGGTTCTTGGGGTGGACGCACTGATTGAAAATCATCACCACAATAAATCATTAACAAAACCGTGATAAGTGATACCAGAAATGCCCATCTCTAATAACCAGCACACACTAACGCTTTCAAGGCTTCAGCTTCCTGTCCTCACCTCTCCTTGCTGCCTTCTGGAAGAGGGTCAAGAGGAATCTCCACATAGAGTGCACTGCTGCTCAGGACAGCATCCCACTGTATCGTCTTTGTGGCTGTGGGACGGCTTTGGAAGTGGATTATCCTCGGGCGCCCATTCCCCGCAGGCTCTTCTGTTACTGTTAATTTTCGGTCCTgaaattcacacaaaaaaaaaaaaaaacgcttgaGAGAGAGAAGCTTTAGGTGACATgaaatcaatacaaaaaaaaaaatcattgaaacTTAGGCAACAGTGGCAGAGCCAGATATACGGATTCTGTCGTGTGGATATCCACACCCGTAATCCTTTCTGGTTTAACTTCTTTTCGCTGACTTACTGAGTAGAGCGGCCGAGCCGAAGGAGCGTGATCCCGTGTGCCATTCCCTCGCCCACCTGGGATCTTCAGGGGTGGGAGAGGGGCATCAGGAGCACCACAGAGGCCCCGGGCCGCGGGTACTACTACAGTGCAGGGACAAGCTGCAGGAAGGAATAGAGAGAAGATGGAGAGtagtttttaaaatcaaaactaaTTCTGCTTAAGTGCtcgcaaaagaaacaaaacaactcaTATGGTTAAACCCACtcattaaatatatattcagaACAGTTAAATAAGCTATGAAAAACAACCAGGAAACATCATCTACACTCGTCTCTCATTACAAGTCAGCAGTAAAAAGGGAAATAGAGCGACTATGTTGTCAAGTCCATGGATTGCAACTGGCTGACTTAGagatgctttatttttaatctaatgCAAAATTTTACTCTGGTAAACATTTATCTTTACAGTAATGCTTGAGTGATTGCAGTAACTGCAATTCAAAGACCCACAAATTGACCCTAAAAACGACTCACAATAGACCGCTCTACAAATAACTGAATCCTATAGTTCAGGCCAGGCAGGGGTGTCcgactccagtcctcaagaggTAGGATCCTAAAGCTTTTACAGGCATCCCTTCCCCACAACACTTCAGGCCAATCAATGGCTGAGTAAGATGCCAAAGACGTGGAATCCAGCCATTTGGTTTAGTCACATTTGAGAGGGGATGCACCCAAAAGTCACCATGCAGTAGACCTCTGAGGTCGGTTTTAATTCCTTTATAACCGGTTAGATTTAATCTAAACCATTAACTAATTTTCATTTTAGGTACTGCAATCAGACAAtttagcaaaaaataataaaaaattaagtaaataaataaatagataaaaaggaCCATCAGTCTTggtctgtgaaataaaaaagctcGCCTCTTTTCAGGTGAGCATTTGCGTTATTACGGTACTGTAATCAACACAACTGTAAATTTTGCCTGTAAAGTGTTaaagaaaattcaaaaaaaaacatatatacacattatttttacttttagatATCACGATGCGCGACGTATTTTGACGAATTATGCtcctgaattttattttttttaataaaaattgtgcAACAACTGACCGGACAGTGAGAccgtataaaaaataaaataaataaaaacataatcacGTATGTGCTCGTTAATGTTTATTTCGTGGTAaataataattagaaataaacacttgtttttatttgggcATAATTAACTTCACTGCTCAGTCAGGCCTTACAGATCTACAGGCCCTCCGGGGCGCTTAATCAAATATTTGACGTCAGTCTCTGCTCGCTGTGAAGGTATTGACGGCTAACTACGtcgatttggggggggggggggggtggttatTAAATACAGGACATTGTTATCAGTTTAGTTTAAGTACGAATTCAGCATATAATACGTCACAAGTTCTTACGTTTAAACGGGGGAATAATACCAGAAGAAAGGCGTCCCTTCGCGAATTCATCAACTGTGGCTAATCAGCTAGCTTGTTAGCGCAGATCGCTATCGTGACGCAACGCAGTTCGCTGTCCGTAGTTACCGTCTCGGACCGCTCAAGTTGACTTTTGAGACgcaaaaagacacattttacagTCAGAcgagacaataaaaaaacacaacaactttAGAAGCAGAGCTGCCACGCGGCGTGATAAATGATAGTTAGTTTTTCAGGTCTCACACGGTTAAATATCCGCTACTTCCGTTTTTATGTTCTCGCTAGCTCTGCTACCTAGCCACCCCTCCCCCACAGCACCGTTAGCACTTGGCTACGTGAGCAACGCTTCCATCGTTTACTTACTTCTCAATCATGTCACAGATACCGCTACTTAAATTCGCCATGGTAGTAGGGGGCTGctgttttccttctttctcGCGAGCAAAGCAATGACTGTTTAGGATCCGCTGGAGGTTGGATTTTACCATCCGGCCTCGGGTAGAGACACGACTGGCTGACTGCTCTCTGCTATGCTAGGCAGGGTAATGATCGAGCAGCAGGGCTGGCAGCAGCTTTAAGGAAGCCGAGAGAGGACCAAAGTCAAGGTGGACGTAAAGACGCAAtactgcttcctctcagcttcAAAATATTGGA harbors:
- the oaz1b gene encoding LOW QUALITY PROTEIN: ornithine decarboxylase antizyme 1b (The sequence of the model RefSeq protein was modified relative to this genomic sequence to represent the inferred CDS: deleted 1 base in 1 codon), whose translation is MVKSNLQRILNSHCFAREKEGKQQPPTTMANLSSGICDMIENLSLHCSSTRGPGPLWCSDAPLPPLKIPGGRGNGTRDHAPSARPLYSDRKLTVTEEPAGNGRPRIIHFQSRPTATKTIQWDAVLSSSALYVEIPLDPLPEGSKESFAALLEYAEEHLKVVSVFFCFYKNRDDRAKLVRTFSFLGFEIVKPGHALVPPRPDVFFMAYNFDRDSSDDE